A single Osmerus mordax isolate fOsmMor3 chromosome 9, fOsmMor3.pri, whole genome shotgun sequence DNA region contains:
- the LOC136949629 gene encoding protein TUNAR-like: MSNAMFLLMLCKTGLRGKLKTFPGKMVNTAISDEEKGIQDKEGKEESILAMLGIIGTILNLVVIIFVYIYTTL, from the exons ATGTCCAATGCTATGTTTCTCCTGATGCTCTGCAAG ACTGGTCTGAGAGGAAAACTGAAGACTTTTCCAGGGAAAATGGTAAACACTGCCATCAGTGATGAGGAAAAAGGAATCCAAGACAAGGAGGGTAAGGAGGAATCCATTTTGGCGATGCTGGGAATCATTGGGACTATTCTCAACCTGGTAGTCATCATCTTTGTCTACATCTACACTACCCTGTAG